A genome region from Arachis duranensis cultivar V14167 chromosome 8, aradu.V14167.gnm2.J7QH, whole genome shotgun sequence includes the following:
- the LOC107463013 gene encoding DDT domain-containing protein DDR4: protein MTNAEEHSGGEENTMEDEILRLRGRWELASVLNFFDVFSSILGKEFKLSAEELEIGIVKPDSALAQLHIQLLKGIPPVNKNLVNSDKWVTALCKKLAMWWSWVAEGKIPLVPSNGEEISKYKELTPLDRLRLLKALCEVRAEQNDAVSYINDSLKEGTELTSFRKVALGRAGTDTFFWYDANAKCKSHRLYREIITSDSSSQNDVNGCLSIPINFQWETLASNLEEFSKAAETFSCSKSSVEVAISKKLESDVIPVLEKLKKNKERAAERKKRQEMLSTDFRNYCSGNTRSCRTRRPVNYSLEAYDRTMKEAIQLINTRKRSSGTERDKNTGSEGKSNSKDDSSESDSKQDVVPVSDSDDTGYEHEDCGYSEEQDDDADSSELGNSEAHSTRAAPYTKEVHSSHTVSYPRGVRYSKRLAGVPSHTLAESRGLASKQRLRQRPTRNSALESIVIPDSDDEEQENEDISESN from the exons atgaCGAACGCAGAAGAACACAGTGGAGGCGAGGAGAATACGATGGAGGATGAGATTCTGAGGCTACGTGGACGCTGGGAACTCGCTTCTGTTCTCAACTTCTTCGAC GTGTTTAGCTCAATACTCGGCAAAGAATTCAAGCTTTCTGCTGAAGAGTTAGAAATTGGGATTGTCAAGCCTGACTCTGCACTTGCTCAGCTACACATTCAACTTTTGAAG GGGATACCACCAGTGAATAAAAATTTGGTTAATTCTGACAAATGGGTGACTGCTCTCTGCAAGAAACTAGCTATGTGGTGGTCATGG GTTGCCGAGGGGAAGATTCCACTTGTGCCGTCTAATGG AGAGGAGATATCCAAATACAAGGAACTTACTCCACTGGATCGTTTGCGACTGCTAAAAGCGCTATGTGAAGTTCGAGCTGAA CAAAATGATGCAGTATCATACATTAATGATTCTTTAAAAGAAGGAACAGAACTTACATCTTTTCGCAAAGTAGCCTTAGGAAGAGCTGGAACTGACACTTTCTTTTG GTATGATGCAAATGCAAAATGCAAGAGTCACAGATTGTATAGAGAAATAATCACATCAGACTCAAGTTCACAGAATGATGTCAATGGCTGTTTATCAATTCCCATCAATTTTCAATGGGAAACACTTGCATCCAATCTGGAAGAATTTTCAAAAGCAGCT GAAACATTTTCATGTAGCAAATCTTCTGTTGAAGTTGCTATTAGTAAGAAACTTGAAAGTGACGTCATTCCTGTTCTTGAAAAGCTTAAAAAG AATAAAGAAAGAGCAGCAGAACGAAAGAAACGACAGGAGATGCTATCAACTGATTTTCGGAATTATTGCTCAGGAAATACACGCTCTTGTCGTACTCGCAGGCCTGTTAATTACTCACTTG AAGCTTATGATCGTACCATGAAGGAAGCTATACAGTTAATAAA TACAAGGAAAAGGTCTTCAGGCACTGAACGAGACAAAAACACAGGATCAGAAGGTAAATCCAACAGCAAGGATGATTCATCAGAGAGTGATTCCAAACAGGATGTGGTTCCCGTATCAGACAGTGATGATACTGGTTATGAACATGAGGATTGTGGTTACAGTGAGGAGCAAGATGATGATGCTGATAGTAGCGAGCTGGGAAATTCAGAAGCGCATTCAACCCGTGCAGCTCCTTATACAAAGGAAGTGCATTCAAGCCACACAGTTTCTTATCCAAGGGGAGTTCGCTACAGCAAGCGGTTAGCTGGAGTCCCTAGCCATACCCTTGCAGAAAGCAGAGGTTTGGCCTCAAAGCAAAGACTGAGACAGAGACCCACTCGAAATTCTGCCTTAGAATCTATTGTTATTCCAGATTCAGATGATGAAGAACAAGAGAATGAAGACATTTCGGAGTCCAATTAG